In Haloimpatiens massiliensis, the following are encoded in one genomic region:
- the yabG gene encoding sporulation peptidase YabG — protein sequence MEIGDIVVRKSYGKDITFKVIDIREEKGKKIYILKGINIRIIADSPEEDLERTDSEEAGKKDEVFNRKVKESIKNILTSRSESVEVMSGLTLKNKELKNKELYFGRPGKVLHLDGDSQYLEICMKTYKRIGIDVVGKVISEKEQPSKVVELVKEFKPDIVVITGHDGMLKDTKDYMDLNNYKNSKYFVESVSELRNYERGYDELVIFAGACQSCYEAILGAGANFASSPNRVLIHCLDPVFVCEKVSYTNIEKIVSIEEVIENTITGTKGIGGLQTRGKYREGFPKSPYV from the coding sequence ATGGAGATTGGAGATATAGTAGTAAGAAAATCCTATGGCAAGGACATAACTTTTAAAGTCATTGATATAAGGGAAGAAAAAGGAAAAAAAATTTATATATTAAAAGGAATTAACATTAGAATTATTGCAGATTCACCAGAGGAAGATTTAGAAAGGACAGATTCAGAAGAGGCAGGAAAAAAAGATGAAGTTTTCAATAGAAAGGTTAAAGAATCCATAAAGAATATATTGACTTCTAGGTCTGAATCAGTAGAAGTTATGAGTGGACTTACACTTAAAAATAAAGAGCTGAAAAATAAAGAATTGTATTTTGGAAGACCGGGTAAAGTGTTACATTTAGATGGGGATTCTCAGTATTTAGAGATATGTATGAAAACTTATAAGAGAATAGGCATAGATGTGGTAGGAAAAGTTATTTCAGAAAAGGAACAGCCTTCAAAAGTAGTAGAATTAGTAAAGGAGTTTAAACCAGATATAGTAGTTATAACAGGTCATGATGGAATGTTAAAAGATACTAAAGATTATATGGACTTAAATAATTATAAGAATTCTAAGTATTTTGTTGAAAGTGTTAGTGAGCTTAGAAATTATGAAAGAGGGTACGATGAACTAGTTATATTTGCAGGAGCTTGTCAGTCATGTTATGAAGCTATATTGGGGGCAGGGGCTAACTTTGCCAGTTCTCCTAATAGAGTATTAATACATTGTTTAGATCCGGTTTTTGTATGTGAAAAGGTGTCTTATACTAATATAGAAAAAATAGTTTCTATAGAAGAAGTAATAGAAAATACAATTACAGGTACAAAAGGTATAGGAGGACTTCAAACCAGAGGAAAGTACAGGGAGGGGTTCCCGAAGTCACCATATGTCTAA
- a CDS encoding CotS family spore coat protein, which translates to MMREFEIERQFGIKIQSIKPNKGVYYLKTDKGNRCLKKINYGIQKLYFVYGAKEHLLKNGFDNIDRYCLNTEGEPYALVNEDIYTLSNWIEGRECNFHDLDDVSKAAANLAKMHISSTGYEPPENSKLKTDLGRWPYLMEKRVKSFDKMRSIVRKKKSKKGEFDLAYIKNMDFYKEMGKRAIKVLEDSEYINLCSIAEEKKTFCHHDYTYHNIIVDTQEKYNIIDFDYCKRELRTYDIANFITKVLKRNEWNIDYAKNIIDNYNSVNALREEEYRVLFAFLLFPQRFWRLCNRYYYNEINWIQNAFSTKMIKLEAEKEDYMKFIEEFKKEYNQKE; encoded by the coding sequence ATGATGAGAGAATTTGAAATTGAAAGACAGTTTGGTATTAAAATTCAAAGCATTAAACCTAATAAGGGAGTTTATTATTTAAAAACAGATAAAGGTAACAGATGTTTAAAGAAAATTAATTATGGTATACAGAAACTATATTTTGTTTATGGAGCTAAAGAACATCTGCTTAAAAACGGATTTGATAATATAGATAGATATTGTTTAAATACAGAAGGAGAACCATATGCTTTAGTGAATGAAGATATATACACTCTTTCTAATTGGATTGAAGGAAGAGAATGCAATTTTCATGACTTAGATGATGTGTCCAAGGCTGCAGCTAATCTAGCAAAAATGCATATTTCAAGTACAGGCTATGAACCACCGGAAAATAGTAAATTGAAAACAGATTTAGGAAGATGGCCATATTTGATGGAGAAAAGAGTAAAAAGTTTTGATAAAATGAGAAGTATAGTTAGAAAGAAAAAAAGCAAAAAAGGCGAGTTTGATTTAGCTTATATAAAGAACATGGACTTTTATAAGGAAATGGGCAAAAGGGCTATTAAGGTTTTAGAAGATTCGGAGTATATTAATTTATGTTCTATAGCTGAGGAGAAAAAAACTTTTTGTCATCATGACTACACTTATCATAATATAATAGTAGATACACAAGAAAAATATAATATAATAGATTTTGATTATTGTAAAAGGGAACTAAGGACATATGACATTGCAAATTTTATAACTAAGGTTTTAAAGAGAAATGAATGGAACATAGATTATGCAAAAAATATAATTGATAACTATAATTCTGTCAATGCTCTAAGGGAGGAGGAATACAGAGTACTTTTTGCATTTTTATTGTTTCCTCAAAGATTTTGGAGACTTTGTAATAGATATTATTACAATGAAATAAATTGGATACAAAATGCTTTTTCAACAAAAATGATTAAACTGGAGGCAGAAAAAGAGGATTATATGAAATTCATAGAAGAGTTTAAAAAGGAATACAATCAAAAGGAGTAG
- a CDS encoding glycosyltransferase family 4 protein, translating to MNIGIDSRAAKWYRGTGIGTYTYELISSLNEFDRDNNYILYMPKDNNYINFNKNFIIKNIFSNKKENFWDDVNTPNEIYEDNLCIYHVPQNGIGLPKQKNCPFIITLHDIIPCKMPNTVSEQYLAIFFEKIKYIVNHCDSIITVSNYSKKDIVENLNYPEEKIHVTYLASEDIYRPLNKAFSKEFIKNIYKIEEDFILYIGGFSPRKNIIGLIEAFSKLKYKNNFKLIIGGKKGKSYNLYKQKAMDLHIENKVIFTGFIPIEHLPIFYNAAKLFVYPSLYEGFGLPPIEAMACGTPVIASNRTSIPEILENAAYLINPEDIDAICSSMEEVLENELLRKNLILRGYAKSKSLNWKSTAKKTLAIYEKIKNQC from the coding sequence TTGAATATAGGGATTGATTCTAGAGCTGCAAAATGGTATAGGGGCACAGGTATAGGAACTTATACTTATGAGCTTATAAGCTCTTTAAATGAGTTTGATAGGGATAATAATTATATTCTATATATGCCAAAAGATAATAACTACATAAACTTTAATAAAAATTTTATTATAAAGAATATATTTAGTAATAAAAAAGAAAACTTTTGGGACGATGTTAATACTCCAAATGAAATATATGAGGATAATTTATGTATATACCACGTGCCTCAAAATGGCATAGGACTTCCAAAACAAAAGAATTGTCCGTTTATAATTACCTTACATGATATTATACCTTGTAAGATGCCAAACACTGTTAGTGAACAATATTTAGCTATCTTTTTTGAAAAAATTAAATACATTGTAAATCACTGCGATTCCATAATAACAGTTTCTAATTACTCAAAAAAAGATATAGTGGAAAATTTAAATTACCCTGAAGAAAAAATACACGTAACTTATCTTGCCAGCGAGGATATATACAGACCCTTAAATAAGGCTTTTTCTAAAGAATTCATAAAAAATATTTATAAAATAGAAGAAGATTTTATTCTTTATATAGGTGGCTTTAGTCCAAGGAAAAATATAATTGGCCTTATAGAGGCTTTTAGCAAATTAAAATATAAAAACAATTTTAAATTAATCATAGGAGGAAAAAAAGGAAAATCATATAATTTATATAAGCAAAAAGCCATGGATCTTCACATAGAAAATAAAGTAATATTTACTGGTTTTATTCCAATAGAACATCTTCCTATATTTTATAATGCTGCAAAATTATTTGTGTATCCATCACTATACGAAGGGTTCGGTCTTCCTCCTATAGAAGCTATGGCTTGTGGTACTCCTGTTATAGCCTCAAATAGAACATCTATACCCGAAATTTTAGAGAACGCTGCATATTTAATAAATCCAGAAGATATAGATGCCATCTGCAGTTCCATGGAGGAAGTTTTAGAAAATGAACTTTTAAGAAAAAACTTAATTCTTAGAGGATATGCTAAAAGTAAAAGTTTAAACTGGAAATCTACAGCAAAAAAAACATTGGCCATATATGAGAAAATTAAAAACCAATGTTAA
- a CDS encoding spore germination protein — MKEEIRDKISINSRENVKYIKEILKDNSDIVYREFFICKNLRGALVYIDGMADKLLLDDYVLQNIMLEDEDIINAAEIKDKILSVSDLREVDKLSEGVNAFLSGDTLLFIDNLEEAYVLATRFWPARGVSEPSGETVVRGSREGFTETIRFNTALVRRRIRDTRFRIKAVTLGVRSKTDTVIMYIDDIVRDGLVEEVENRINKINIDAILDSGYVEQLIEDNKRSIFPQVQSTERPDVVAAALYEGRVAIMVDNSPFALVVPATLPNLFQSPDDYYQRWISSSVVRVIRILGIILSLIMPALYVAVTSFHTDIIPTKLAYSIAATREGVPFPAFIEAIIMEISLAFLMESIVRLPKPMGATIGIVGGLIIGQAAVSAGIVSPIMIIIVAVTVITSFMTPNYEVSSAFRIVRFLLIIAASIVGLYGIVLGLVLLVVHLVKLKSFGVSYLSPAVNSNTRDLKDFIIRFPTDKMKKRPRYMRTKDKIRQK, encoded by the coding sequence TTGAAGGAAGAGATTAGAGATAAAATATCCATAAACTCTAGAGAAAATGTTAAATATATAAAAGAAATATTAAAGGATAATTCAGACATAGTTTATAGGGAATTTTTTATTTGTAAAAATCTAAGAGGTGCTTTAGTATACATAGATGGTATGGCAGATAAATTATTATTAGATGATTATGTGCTGCAAAATATTATGTTAGAAGATGAGGATATAATAAATGCCGCGGAGATAAAGGACAAAATATTATCGGTTTCTGATTTAAGGGAAGTGGATAAATTAAGTGAAGGTGTGAATGCATTTTTATCTGGAGATACCCTTTTATTTATAGATAATTTAGAAGAAGCGTATGTATTGGCAACTAGATTTTGGCCAGCTAGAGGGGTTAGCGAGCCCTCGGGAGAAACGGTAGTAAGGGGCTCGAGAGAGGGATTTACAGAAACTATTAGATTTAATACTGCTTTGGTTAGAAGAAGAATAAGGGATACAAGATTTAGAATAAAGGCAGTCACCCTAGGGGTTAGATCTAAAACTGATACAGTAATTATGTATATAGATGACATAGTTAGAGATGGATTAGTAGAAGAAGTAGAAAATAGAATAAATAAAATAAATATAGATGCAATATTAGATAGCGGATATGTGGAGCAACTTATAGAGGATAATAAAAGATCTATATTTCCACAAGTACAAAGTACAGAAAGACCGGATGTGGTGGCAGCAGCTTTGTATGAAGGAAGAGTAGCTATAATGGTGGATAATTCACCTTTTGCACTAGTAGTACCAGCTACTTTACCTAATTTATTTCAATCTCCTGATGACTATTACCAAAGATGGATAAGTTCCTCTGTAGTTAGAGTAATAAGGATATTAGGAATTATTTTATCACTTATTATGCCAGCTTTGTATGTAGCGGTAACATCTTTTCATACAGATATTATACCTACAAAACTAGCATATTCTATAGCTGCCACAAGAGAAGGAGTGCCTTTTCCAGCTTTCATTGAAGCTATAATAATGGAAATAAGTTTGGCTTTTTTAATGGAATCCATAGTAAGACTTCCTAAACCTATGGGGGCTACCATAGGAATTGTGGGTGGTCTTATTATAGGGCAAGCAGCAGTAAGTGCTGGTATTGTAAGCCCTATAATGATAATAATAGTTGCAGTTACAGTAATTACAAGCTTTATGACGCCAAACTATGAAGTGTCTTCAGCATTTAGAATAGTTAGGTTTCTTCTTATAATAGCAGCTTCTATTGTGGGATTATATGGAATAGTTTTAGGATTGGTATTATTAGTAGTACATTTAGTAAAATTAAAAAGTTTTGGTGTATCGTATTTATCACCAGCAGTAAATTCTAATACTAGAGATTTAAAAGATTTTATTATTAGATTTCCAACGGATAAAATGAAAAAAAGGCCTAGATATATGAGAACTAAGGATAAAATAAGACAGAAATAG
- a CDS encoding GerAB/ArcD/ProY family transporter gives MNKKDNFISEYQLFATIVVTIIGVGIFSYPSGVADSVGNDGWIVTIISGAIVYFLLYAIYKVQEINGFKDFIYIIKDNFGVYIGKVVGIVFVFINIAIVAVGMRIFSEVIKMYLLEKTPTEFIVVIMILIGTIVIRGGFKNLIKLNELLLPIIFLPMTIVIIILAAQGDYTNLLPVFQNTPFQYIKSITLTTFAFEGFEICYLAIPHVERKNKIPKVMFWSIFYVVVSYAITSIVSISVLGVEQTKLLIWPTITMIKSISIPGYFIEQWEGVVMIFWILLYVTTFVNLYLFSSVVVKSVFKLEDIKLSSVLITPFIYIFAMYPENLAQVYSIYEKISILAPIFTVAILIFLLGTISIIKRRGKR, from the coding sequence ATGAATAAAAAAGATAATTTTATTAGTGAGTATCAACTTTTTGCTACCATAGTTGTGACTATAATAGGTGTGGGTATTTTTTCCTATCCTTCAGGTGTAGCTGATTCAGTAGGTAACGATGGATGGATTGTAACTATAATTTCAGGAGCTATAGTATATTTTTTGCTTTATGCTATTTATAAAGTTCAAGAGATTAATGGATTTAAAGATTTTATATATATAATAAAAGATAATTTTGGAGTTTATATAGGAAAAGTAGTAGGAATTGTATTTGTTTTCATTAATATTGCTATTGTAGCTGTAGGAATGAGAATTTTTTCGGAAGTTATAAAAATGTATTTACTAGAAAAAACTCCAACGGAATTTATTGTTGTAATAATGATATTAATTGGCACTATAGTAATAAGAGGTGGTTTTAAAAATTTAATTAAATTGAATGAGTTACTTTTACCAATAATATTTTTACCTATGACAATTGTTATTATTATACTAGCTGCGCAGGGAGATTATACGAATTTACTTCCAGTATTTCAAAATACTCCTTTTCAATATATAAAATCAATAACACTTACTACTTTTGCTTTTGAAGGATTTGAAATATGTTACTTAGCTATACCACATGTGGAAAGAAAAAACAAGATACCTAAAGTTATGTTTTGGAGTATTTTTTATGTAGTTGTTTCTTATGCTATTACTTCTATAGTATCAATTTCTGTTTTAGGAGTAGAACAGACTAAGTTGTTAATATGGCCTACTATTACTATGATTAAATCCATAAGTATTCCAGGATATTTTATTGAACAATGGGAAGGCGTTGTTATGATATTTTGGATTCTCCTTTATGTAACTACATTTGTTAACTTATATTTATTTTCTTCTGTGGTAGTAAAGAGTGTATTTAAATTAGAGGATATAAAATTATCCTCTGTGCTTATTACACCTTTTATATATATTTTTGCAATGTACCCAGAAAACTTAGCACAAGTATATAGTATATATGAAAAAATTTCAATTTTAGCACCTATTTTTACTGTAGCAATATTAATATTTTTATTAGGAACTATTTCTATAATAAAAAGAAGGGGTAAAAGATGA
- the ispE gene encoding 4-(cytidine 5'-diphospho)-2-C-methyl-D-erythritol kinase: MLMKAYAKINISLDVVGKRADGYHLLKMIMQNIDLYDIIRVEKRNEGISIGCDKTYVPLDERNIAYKAARLFLDTYNIDGGVEICIKKNIPVSAGLAGGSTDAAAVLKCMRNIYEVDVSDKELMNLGVKIGADVPYCILGGTALCEGIGELITPLKPFKNKILVLVKPNFGVSTKEVYKSLNIEKIYKHPETENLIKYMEREDLISLNRNMKNILENVTIKNNPTIKKIKMRMMNLNALGSLMSGSGPSVFGFFDDMLTAQRCYEELKKDYSEVFITRTI, encoded by the coding sequence ATGTTAATGAAGGCTTATGCCAAAATAAATATTTCTCTAGACGTAGTTGGAAAGAGAGCAGATGGATACCATTTACTTAAGATGATAATGCAGAATATAGATTTGTACGATATTATTAGGGTGGAAAAAAGAAATGAGGGTATAAGTATAGGATGTGATAAAACTTATGTACCTTTAGATGAAAGAAATATAGCTTATAAAGCTGCTAGGCTGTTTTTAGATACTTACAATATAGATGGGGGTGTAGAAATCTGTATTAAGAAAAATATACCGGTTTCTGCAGGCTTAGCAGGGGGGAGTACTGATGCTGCTGCGGTTTTAAAGTGCATGAGGAATATATATGAAGTGGATGTTTCTGATAAAGAACTAATGAATTTGGGTGTCAAAATAGGTGCAGATGTGCCTTATTGTATATTAGGAGGTACGGCTCTTTGTGAAGGTATTGGCGAACTGATAACTCCGCTAAAACCTTTTAAGAATAAAATATTAGTACTTGTAAAACCTAATTTTGGAGTATCTACAAAAGAAGTTTATAAGTCTTTAAATATAGAAAAGATATATAAGCACCCAGAAACAGAAAATTTAATTAAGTATATGGAAAGGGAAGATTTGATTTCCTTAAATAGAAATATGAAAAATATACTTGAAAATGTAACTATAAAGAATAATCCTACCATAAAGAAAATAAAGATGCGAATGATGAATTTAAATGCATTAGGTAGTTTAATGAGTGGAAGTGGACCAAGTGTATTTGGTTTCTTTGATGATATGCTCACTGCTCAGAGATGCTATGAGGAATTGAAGAAGGATTATAGTGAGGTTTTTATAACTAGAACTATATAA
- a CDS encoding DUF3794 and LysM peptidoglycan-binding domain-containing protein yields the protein MELVRENIEYEQLLGENAVDTVVRQEFIIPDTHPDVEEILMVEANPLVISREIMQDKIYIEGQVEYNVMYLAKGERGNEAFNVSYMGKFSNAIELKGAERDMMCDVESYVEHMECAIANERKVSIEGIIQLKAAVYKNYSFNIVKDISGDEKVQLLKNPASVDKIVSVIPCEIIGKCRMQIPMDNLEISDVIKCDVDIHKEEVKLYDGKLKVEAMARVEVLYKSKDSREINHLEEDIFLSKEEENENIRVDMRDYTDYKLDAINVEIKEDDLGEKRVIDVEILVKTNTKLMYKEEIDMIEDAYSPELMLNIERKNYLLNVIHGQTWCGTVVKGDMAIEENMPNPNKVIMSFGEVCVTDKKLVEDKVIVEGVVDVKVLYKSDDENKYIYSIKDAIPFTCTAEVPGTKIDMNCIAKAKLESIEANVEPGNISVKALVNVYVRVNYITNKDFIVDIKVEENGVPQKKASITIYVVQNGDTLWKIAKKYNCKMEDLSNINAIDDVNMIKVGDKLIIPGRAVI from the coding sequence ATGGAACTTGTAAGAGAAAACATAGAATACGAACAGCTGTTAGGTGAAAATGCTGTAGACACAGTAGTAAGACAAGAATTTATAATACCAGACACTCATCCTGATGTGGAAGAAATACTTATGGTTGAAGCTAATCCTTTAGTAATTAGTAGGGAAATTATGCAAGATAAGATTTATATTGAAGGTCAAGTTGAATATAATGTAATGTATTTAGCAAAGGGAGAAAGAGGAAATGAAGCTTTTAATGTGAGTTACATGGGTAAATTCTCCAATGCTATTGAGCTTAAGGGTGCTGAAAGAGATATGATGTGTGACGTGGAAAGCTACGTAGAACATATGGAATGCGCCATAGCAAATGAAAGAAAGGTATCCATAGAAGGGATAATCCAGTTAAAGGCAGCGGTTTATAAAAATTATAGCTTCAATATAGTAAAAGATATAAGCGGAGACGAAAAAGTACAACTACTTAAGAATCCAGCATCTGTAGATAAAATAGTTTCTGTTATACCTTGTGAGATCATAGGAAAATGTCGTATGCAAATCCCTATGGATAACCTAGAGATAAGTGATGTTATTAAATGTGATGTAGACATTCATAAAGAGGAAGTAAAGCTTTATGACGGAAAACTTAAAGTAGAAGCAATGGCTCGCGTAGAAGTTCTATATAAGAGTAAAGATAGTAGAGAAATAAATCATTTAGAAGAGGATATTTTCCTAAGTAAAGAGGAAGAAAATGAAAATATAAGAGTTGATATGCGAGACTATACAGATTATAAATTAGATGCTATAAATGTAGAAATAAAGGAAGATGATTTAGGAGAAAAAAGAGTTATTGATGTAGAGATTTTAGTGAAAACAAATACTAAGCTTATGTATAAAGAAGAAATAGATATGATAGAAGATGCATATTCACCAGAATTGATGCTTAATATTGAAAGAAAAAATTATTTATTAAATGTTATACATGGTCAAACCTGGTGTGGAACTGTAGTAAAAGGCGACATGGCAATAGAAGAAAATATGCCTAATCCAAATAAAGTTATAATGAGCTTTGGAGAAGTTTGTGTAACAGATAAGAAATTGGTAGAGGATAAAGTAATAGTAGAGGGAGTTGTGGATGTAAAGGTACTTTATAAGTCTGATGACGAAAATAAGTATATTTACAGTATAAAGGATGCAATACCATTTACATGCACTGCTGAAGTTCCAGGAACTAAGATAGATATGAATTGTATAGCTAAAGCTAAATTGGAGAGTATAGAAGCCAATGTTGAACCAGGAAATATATCAGTTAAAGCATTAGTCAATGTATATGTTAGAGTTAATTATATTACTAATAAAGATTTTATAGTTGATATAAAAGTTGAAGAAAATGGGGTTCCTCAAAAGAAAGCTAGTATAACTATTTATGTGGTACAAAATGGAGATACTTTATGGAAGATAGCTAAGAAATATAACTGTAAGATGGAAGATTTATCTAATATAAATGCCATAGATGATGTGAATATGATAAAAGTTGGGGATAAGCTTATAATACCAGGAAGAGCGGTGATTTAG
- a CDS encoding Veg family protein, with translation MQGRDVLASIKNEIDKHIGEKVTLKANGGRKKVFIKNGIIEETYPSIFIVRLENDTQRRVSYSYSDVLTKTVQLNFVG, from the coding sequence ATGCAGGGGAGAGATGTATTAGCTTCTATCAAAAATGAGATTGATAAGCATATAGGAGAAAAAGTGACACTAAAGGCTAACGGTGGAAGAAAAAAAGTGTTCATAAAAAATGGAATCATAGAAGAAACATATCCTAGTATATTCATCGTTAGATTAGAGAATGACACCCAAAGGAGAGTATCATATAGTTATTCTGATGTTTTGACGAAAACAGTACAATTAAATTTTGTAGGGTAA
- a CDS encoding CLC_0170 family protein encodes MKKLFIVLDLFNIYFLILIFIQGCVLIFYDYNSFKALNKFSLAKKSRYLGYSVTTIGILLFIVRRVVL; translated from the coding sequence GTGAAAAAACTATTTATAGTTTTAGATTTATTTAATATTTATTTTTTAATACTGATTTTCATACAGGGGTGTGTTTTGATATTTTATGATTACAATTCTTTTAAAGCACTTAATAAATTTTCTTTGGCTAAAAAGAGTAGATATTTAGGATATTCAGTGACAACCATTGGAATTTTATTATTTATAGTTAGAAGAGTTGTACTTTAG
- the spoIIR gene encoding stage II sporulation protein R, whose translation MKKLFIVLCIFTFIFGATNIKAKEIKQKDISNKLIRFHVIANSDNEVDQNLKLKVKDEVIKYIQPKLKNSKSIEESRNIIKENDKNIIKIAEKIIKEDGYNYKVSSTFGRENFPIKTYGNITLPSGNYEAYRILIGKGEGRNWWCVMFPPLCFVDVTKGEVSYKDTEREMKKVLSKDEYKSIDNTCNEKVVLKFKILDLIKSLR comes from the coding sequence ATGAAAAAATTATTTATAGTATTATGCATTTTTACATTTATATTTGGAGCCACTAATATAAAGGCTAAAGAAATAAAACAAAAGGATATATCTAATAAATTAATAAGATTTCATGTTATAGCAAATAGTGATAATGAAGTGGATCAGAATCTTAAATTAAAGGTAAAGGATGAAGTTATAAAATACATACAACCTAAACTTAAAAATTCTAAAAGTATTGAGGAATCTAGAAATATAATAAAAGAGAATGATAAAAATATAATTAAAATAGCAGAAAAAATTATAAAAGAAGATGGATATAACTATAAAGTTAGTAGTACTTTTGGAAGAGAAAACTTTCCCATTAAAACCTATGGAAACATAACGTTACCTTCGGGAAATTATGAGGCCTATAGAATACTTATAGGAAAAGGTGAGGGTAGAAATTGGTGGTGTGTCATGTTTCCACCACTATGTTTTGTAGATGTAACTAAAGGTGAAGTTTCATATAAAGATACGGAAAGGGAAATGAAAAAGGTGTTATCTAAAGATGAATACAAGTCCATAGATAACACATGTAATGAAAAGGTTGTATTAAAATTTAAAATTTTAGATCTTATAAAGTCATTGCGTTAG
- a CDS encoding Ger(x)C family spore germination protein — protein sequence MKKRKKIIISIIISLCCIFMSGCWDKVEIDRKIFVVGLGVDAGKDIKKEGIIKSSELQFPTLEEDMKRLRVTYSFPDLKKIKESTAETESIAVDAYSLSSANNKATTKSSRALYMGHTKLLMLGNEIFQYKDTVKEIVDYIERHPSLSRNIYVLVCDGRAEDYIKFKPPIEKNIETYVTGLIDNNQRNNVIQELTLNEFLLSLSENGSVIIPMMSMDTTNKEIEMNKVAIVKDYVIIGELNEEDISTMQISKGKMKGGKRVIIYKKHPVDYIINGSERKIKFGRKNGKMVFNIDIKLEGRMNSHGLDMNLLSQEEMDNIEKGFDKTIKDQCERFIQVSKEKYKGDFIGLKEYVKKYHPEVFKEIEKNWDEEYVNSIINVNIESDIRRIGVIK from the coding sequence ATGAAAAAGAGAAAAAAAATTATTATTAGTATAATTATATCATTGTGCTGTATTTTCATGAGTGGATGCTGGGATAAAGTTGAAATAGATAGAAAGATATTTGTGGTTGGATTGGGAGTGGATGCTGGTAAAGATATAAAGAAAGAAGGGATTATAAAGTCATCAGAATTACAATTTCCAACTTTAGAGGAAGATATGAAAAGATTAAGAGTTACCTATTCTTTTCCAGATTTAAAGAAGATAAAGGAATCTACAGCAGAAACAGAAAGTATAGCTGTGGATGCATATTCTTTGTCGTCAGCTAATAATAAAGCTACAACTAAAAGTAGTAGGGCACTTTATATGGGTCATACAAAACTTTTGATGCTTGGTAATGAAATTTTTCAGTATAAGGATACTGTCAAGGAAATAGTAGATTATATAGAAAGACATCCATCACTTAGTAGGAATATTTATGTTTTAGTATGTGATGGGCGAGCGGAAGATTACATAAAATTTAAACCTCCTATAGAAAAAAATATAGAAACTTATGTAACGGGATTAATTGATAACAATCAGAGGAATAATGTTATACAAGAATTAACTTTAAATGAATTTTTATTATCCTTAAGTGAAAATGGTAGCGTCATTATTCCTATGATGAGTATGGATACAACTAATAAAGAAATAGAAATGAATAAGGTTGCTATAGTAAAAGACTATGTCATTATAGGGGAATTAAACGAAGAAGATATAAGTACTATGCAAATATCGAAAGGAAAAATGAAGGGAGGTAAGCGAGTAATTATCTACAAAAAACATCCTGTAGATTATATTATAAATGGTAGTGAGAGAAAAATAAAGTTTGGCAGAAAAAATGGTAAAATGGTGTTTAATATAGATATAAAGTTAGAAGGAAGAATGAATAGCCATGGACTAGATATGAATTTATTATCCCAAGAAGAGATGGATAATATAGAAAAGGGATTTGATAAAACAATAAAAGACCAATGTGAGAGGTTTATACAGGTTTCAAAAGAAAAGTATAAAGGTGATTTCATTGGATTGAAAGAATATGTTAAGAAATATCATCCTGAAGTGTTTAAGGAGATAGAAAAAAATTGGGATGAAGAATATGTAAATTCTATAATAAATGTAAATATAGAGAGTGACATAAGAAGAATAGGTGTAATTAAGTAA